CCTAGGATCATACAAGGTTTGGATAGGAGATTCGATCGAGGATAGgttatattgaataaaaatatatccttttagAAGCAGAAAAACTGCCCTACCCTGTTATACTCTTCGAGCCAGCACTCTTCTTCACGAGCAGCCAACCATTTCTCCACCTTGTCAAGTATTTCCTTCCTACTGAAAGCCTCCTCTTTAACCCTTTCAATTTCGAGTTCAATCTCTTCAAGTAGATGCATAGGGTCCACAGCACCTGAAAAATGATATCACAAAACAGTAGGACAACGTCAGTTGCTAATTTCCCGGCAATTCAGGTCCTTTTGTTTTCGGAATATTCCAGCAAATTTACGACTTTTACATCAAGAATTATTTGCACCACGTGCATTATAAGGGTTTCAATTGTTTCATTACACAAAAGGACATTTAGCCTTCATGGAAAATCACTGATCTTGGCATAGACTTCTTAATAAGGGTCTTCAGTGTGCCGCATGgataatattattagaaaacttCAAAATACTCCACAAACTCTTACCAGATGCTAACACTTCTACTGAAAATTCTGGAGCACCAAGTGCTTCTGTTACCATGTGTATGTTCCTGCATATCTCTTCTAGTTCCAACCTCTTCTTAAGAACAAGCTCTTTCACTTTGCTTGATTTAAGCTGCTTAAGCCTAAAGACTTCGTCCTCGACCTGCGCTCAATATAGAGAATGTTGTTATTTACTGAATGTCTTCGTTCTTGTCCTCAATTCGGCTAGTGCAGGTGAAGTTAATGTCCCGAATTAGGTTTATATTTTCACGCTAATGGTTACAGCTtacttgattaattaagtcGATGGAAAGCATATTAGGCTCAGTAATTTCACATTCTGAAGCAGCAATACTACTGGTAACTTTCTGAAACATCAGTTGCTCCTCTACTGGTGTACCCATCAAATCCCAAAGCTCCAAAAGAACAGCTCCAAGACCTCGAAGCTGGAagagtttaaaaaattaagtgcaaaagaaaaaaattaaaattaaaatacccaATGATATTTTCCCATAAGACCAACCCTCTTGATTCTCTGTATCTTGACATCATGCAAGCTCTGTAATGCAGTAGTCAACCTCTCAATCGTGCCATCTGTTATGTCTTTGGATCGATCAGAATCATCAAAAGTTGGATGGATATTATGCATTATGTGTTTGAAATCGACGCCAAGCACCACAGACAGGGACTTGAGCGTCTCCATGAGACCCAATACTTGCTTCACACGGTTGCTCTGTAGGTTAAACACAGAATTCAGCAAAACgtaataatttgagaataatGATATAAACAGTGCATAACAGTAACAGTATAGGAAACCAAAACCTTGTCGTTTTGAAGCTCGTGTAACTGATTCTGTAATTCAACTAGTCTTTTCAAAGACAAGTCGGTTCCATCGTCCACAATTATTTCGGGGTTAGGACCGAAAATCTCTTTGGAAATTGTGTTCAATTCATGTACAACTTCAACAAattgctttttcctttctgATTTTCTCTTCCGCATTTCCTCTAACATTGGATTAACAATTTGTAGCTTTTCATGCAAGTTTTTTCGACCATCATCCTTCTGTTCATCCTGACACAAAAAATCAACAATTAAAAATGGGGAGAAAGAATTTCATAAAAGAACACGTCATTCCGAATTTCGGCTTACTTTTACATGTAGATCATCACCCAATGCAGACAAAATAGTCTCGATTTCGGCTTCAGCCAAAGCAATTTGTCGTTGCAATTCAGATCTACACCTATTTGCTTCGTTAACTTTTCCCTTATAAACCTCTGCGCACTCTTGTTCAATTTCAAACACCATTTTATCTCTTTCCACGTCATTCTCTCCCACTTCATCCCATATTTTCTaatcaacaaaacaaaaaaaaataaaaaaattaacagcAATAGACTAAATTATacacattcaattcaaaaaggACACTTTCtcagaaagaaaatttaagaaaaagaaaacctgcAGTTCTAACAGCAACAATCGGCAAGTTGTTTTAATACTGGCAGCAGGGCCGTCGTGGTTGCGGTTGTACATGGCGTAGTAAGACGGCGAATTCTGCGGCGGGGATGAGAGTGAGATCGACAATGCAGTGATGTTATATAAAggtttttttgaaaaaaggaaaggaggGAAATAatacccaaaagaaaaaaagaagaaaaagaaaaaaaaggttgaATTTGGATGATAAGAGAGGGAGGGAAATAATGGATGGTGTGGGTTTTGGAGCGGGAGGAACCGTTACATTGGAAAAAGGAgcagtaataataataataatgcgtGATTAATTCAGAAAACGTAACTTTGACGCCTTCATCATTTGTTGGAATGGGGTCTTCTTGTCGTTTTGATTTTGGTGTGTGCTATGCGCATTGGACAGGAGCGTAttgcttcctttctttttttatgcaAGGACAAGGCGGTTAACGTGTGCCTTTCTTGACTGACGTGGATTCattggttttttctttttcagataTAAGAAACAatcagaaaatataaaataaaatttttgaatctGAAATATGGTTTTCTCATTGGTGGAAATATTCTATCATTTCGGCCTTTTTTGGAGCCAAAACTTTGCAAGGTGCAAATTTGCTTGCCTCCCTGTAGAGAAGCATTAATTCCAAAGGAAATATTGGCCTGTCCAGTCAACTGTCTTTAATTTGTTGCAagagaaattttaagaaaCCAAAGATTAGCAATGTCAGcacatttaattaaaataaattaatgttataaaaaaataatgataatatgttgcagaattataaattgaaaaaaagaaagaaaaaaaaaatggttgTCGATTGAATCCATTCTAGTGTGTCTTATAATCACTTGGCAGAGTGGTCACGTGATAATTGACATGGCAGAGCACGGAAGGATATTGTTAAGAGTTAATTTACGGTAAAGCCCCCTGAAGTTTGTTTgaaaattgaattagattgCCCTCCTCCACACTCGCCAtcgcttttcttttctattattaccCCTTTTCactaaacttttttattttttttaggagtttttatttttaatattaaatagtaagaatGTTTGAAAGTCACTTAATCATTAgatatatcatattatataatatatagtttttaacatatatactgttgatatttaattattatttctattgtTATTACCATTTATATGTAACATTTATAttctgaatttatttatatggatatgattaatgtatttatttataaagttttaattaaatataatattaattctaaaatattacatagaagatattattattaaattattaactaattaaaaaataaaaatattttaaaaactataaaatttattaaaatttaatatagttaAAGAACACGAATTCAATTAATTGTatcataatattaatagatactgatagtttaattttgaatttaataatttataaaatagaatatatagaTACATATTTACAAACTGATAGAATCGTAATTatatttcactttttattatgattaatgACATGATTACCGAATTAGGCTATCTAAAGATGCTTAAACCACACGTGCTTCGACAACAAATGCCAGAAAATTAGTCTAATAATAGAAAGTgtttaaaaactattttaattttcgcgaatttcttaaaataaaatgagattcCCCGATGgtgattttgataaaataatttattgaaaagtttgttaatattttttgaagaaTTGTTTGTTGGGGAAGAATTGTTGAATGGTTATTTGTGATTTTGactaaatattacaaaatccaatattgtatttattgTGTTGAAATTTTGTTAAACCGAGtatcattctttcttttttttcttttttaaataaagactaacagtaatatataaaaagataaatcaagAGATCAAACacttgaagaaaaataaaattcaggaACCGAATCATgaataaagagagaaagaaattaaacgtatgaatttaaaataactagTCGTGTATCCATGCGTTACAcgatcattattattattttaattataaaattaaattgataaatattatttcataatttctttaatatttaatattaatttataatattcaaaaataatagcaaactaactatatttaaatgttcttcttaattttttaaaattataaaattttattagtataataatatagaaattattttaaatatttattgattaaaaattaatactatcaatataatgaTATTacaattttctaaaattaaaaatttattaaattaattaattattgaatataatattaaaaagataatttaaaatattattttctaaattagcattattatctaattaaaaaattaatgtattaattaatataatattaaaataaaattaatatgtaattttttaaaatcgaattaaaatcattatctgattagaaaattattttttagttcatataatattaaaatataatcaatatcttatttattaagattatAGCCAAtgttaaattagaaatataacttattaatcaataaattaataaaaattataaaattatatatgaatttaaattttatatataaaaaatagtacatatattaaaataataatattatatataaaaaattatacatatatatataaaaaaattaagtcttaaaaattaatatataagtaGATTGATAATACAACTCAATAAGTTtgctcttttttattttgtatgctGCTATTAACAATACATATTTAGGATACACTACTTCACAAGGCATACAAGTAAATAATTAGATTGTGGCTTCATTGCTTGAAATGTCAATCCCATAATGTTAtctttttatgcttttctctttataattttttaatattaatttatttaaagcacaatattttatttaaagtgaaatttataatattatcatttaatatataaaaattaaattataaataaaataaatgtgtCAATAAATTTGAACCAAATATCACGTGCtctctctttttatatataaaacaataaagttATTTGTAAACTATATGAATAGagcaaattaaattaaatttaaatgctcaaaatttacatattaatttttgagatctaattttttgacatgtatgtTTAAGTTTTGATAcataaaatctttattttgacatgtatactTACTTTTgagacacataaaatttaaatttatatgcaattttatgattttttctattaaattattgattaataagttcaATTCTTAATTAGACactcaatttaatcctaaaaataaacatattaataatgattaatttttcaattaaataataattagtattttaagtaaatagattattttaaaaaatagcatattaattatattttaattttatattaactaacaagttagttttctaattaaataatctattataaagaataatatttttaaatattatatttactgataaattaattttaaattctaaaaacagtaatatcaattatactgatagtgttaatttatataatattaaaattaataaataaaaattttaaaactatatttatattattatatcaataaaattttaaaaaaaagttaaagacatttaaaaatagttagattgctatttttttaaaatattataaatcaatattaaaaattaaaaaaatctattagtttgtatctataaatttgatttgtaatcgaaataataataacagttgTACAACACATGAATAAAATGACtagttaataataaatttaaatattttagaattatcaaatataaaatcctttcatatatagagaagaaagTAAAGCTGATAATcaaattatctattaaaaagataataattataaaattattttaaaaaataattttattatgataattgtttgttaaactaaaaattaaatacttaaaaagaatttataatcactatttaataataaattataatccCACCATCTCAATTCTTATTTGTTATGAAACAAGTAAATAACAATTGTGTTTAAATAGCGTTTTAacaatttagattttttttttttttactttgtcAGGAAGCTCCATGATCATTTATATTGAgattagaattttgaaatttaatttttgatttttgtgTATGAAATCGCAATTTTGACGTGATAAATTTCAtggtaatttatttattttaagtagaTAATAGTTGTCACAGCTCAACTTATTATATAAACTTGTGATTGGTTGGAAATTGggtaaaagagaaaaagaaaaaagaaggagaGAGGAGTGTAAATGCAGGTGAGAGTTTCGAAGCTTTTAtgcagagaaagaaaaagaaaaagagagagagagagggggcAAGTAGAAACCCTTGAGTTCCAAAATGTCAGATAGAAACTGACCAAAAACAAACTCCGCGAACTTACTTAGAAACCCCCCCTCCCTGCTGTTCACTACTacactcttcttcttcttctctttggttcttctccttctttcttcttcaatttcaaACTTCATATAATGAATCCACACAAAACCGAACAGCACGATCTCTTCCACAATCAtcatcaccaccaccaccatgaTCTGGTCCCACCAAC
The Ricinus communis isolate WT05 ecotype wild-type chromosome 1, ASM1957865v1, whole genome shotgun sequence DNA segment above includes these coding regions:
- the LOC8270645 gene encoding 65-kDa microtubule-associated protein 4 isoform X1, whose protein sequence is MYNRNHDGPAASIKTTCRLLLLELQKIWDEVGENDVERDKMVFEIEQECAEVYKGKVNEANRCRSELQRQIALAEAEIETILSALGDDLHVKDEQKDDGRKNLHEKLQIVNPMLEEMRKRKSERKKQFVEVVHELNTISKEIFGPNPEIIVDDGTDLSLKRLVELQNQLHELQNDKSNRVKQVLGLMETLKSLSVVLGVDFKHIMHNIHPTFDDSDRSKDITDGTIERLTTALQSLHDVKIQRIKRLRGLGAVLLELWDLMGTPVEEQLMFQKVTSSIAASECEITEPNMLSIDLINQVEDEVFRLKQLKSSKVKELVLKKRLELEEICRNIHMVTEALGAPEFSVEVLASGAVDPMHLLEEIELEIERVKEEAFSRKEILDKVEKWLAAREEECWLEEYNRDDNRYNAGRGAHLTLKRAERARAVVNKIPAMVEALTSKTIVWEKERGTQFLYDGERLLSRLEEYNYLRKEKEQERIRQRDQKKRQVQLIVEQEALFGAKPSPSKSGKKPSRTSIGVARNQRLSLGGAMLQNLKAQNASCDYVDLNKIGDSVNQNSYLGNQQYGGFASQTFSRRTSEIAGHLVKKNSSAKVRQSESDLIRKPLSPIPLTLSYKANIANFVEDQKGMGNEKLQTADPCIKTPIRTPTRPISAGDAVTTTPKTLPIPVPTTPTTISTPMLMASTPATPCVSSAASTAEKVVEQIEYSFEEVRVGILYPEGAQTQTQKHCCKFDISAAEK
- the LOC8270645 gene encoding 65-kDa microtubule-associated protein 4 isoform X2, whose amino-acid sequence is MYNRNHDGPAASIKTTCRLLLLELQKIWDEVGENDVERDKMVFEIEQECAEVYKGKVNEANRCRSELQRQIALAEAEIETILSALGDDLHVKDEQKDDGRKNLHEKLQIVNPMLEEMRKRKSERKKQFVEVVHELNTISKEIFGPNPEIIVDDGTDLSLKRLVELQNQLHELQNDKSNRVKQVLGLMETLKSLSVVLGVDFKHIMHNIHPTFDDSDRSKDITDGTIERLTTALQSLHDVKIQRIKRLRGLGAVLLELWDLMGTPVEEQLMFQKVTSSIAASECEITEPNMLSIDLINQVEDEVFRLKQLKSSKVKELVLKKRLELEEICRNIHMVTEALGAPEFSVEVLASGAVDPMHLLEEIELEIERVKEEAFSRKEILDKVEKWLAAREEECWLEEYNRDDNRYNAGRGAHLTLKRAERARAVVNKIPAMVEALTSKTIVWEKERGTQFLYDGERLLSRLEEYNYLRKEKEQERIRQRDQKKRQVQLIVEQEALFGAKPSPSKSGKKPSRTSIGVARNQRLSLGGAMLQNLKAQNASCDYVDLNKIGDSVNQNSYLGRRTSEIAGHLVKKNSSAKVRQSESDLIRKPLSPIPLTLSYKANIANFVEDQKGMGNEKLQTADPCIKTPIRTPTRPISAGDAVTTTPKTLPIPVPTTPTTISTPMLMASTPATPCVSSAASTAEKVVEQIEYSFEEVRVGILYPEGAQTQTQKHCCKFDISAAEK